A single genomic interval of Helianthus annuus cultivar XRQ/B chromosome 6, HanXRQr2.0-SUNRISE, whole genome shotgun sequence harbors:
- the LOC110945013 gene encoding uncharacterized protein LOC110945013: MADARNINDDNDDNNDAVRQEAFENRVTEVAEGVIQANLPRLAQEVESRVLGVVDAMMTNKFEELKELIEGSKSKGKERRCTYKDFMACHPMTYDSKIDPVECQRWVSNIEAVFIRSRCDKEDQVMFATGLLTHQAKDWWDAHSKEIGEDRLQAMTWQEFKGPFMRYHCPQSAIDKIQEDFLRLRQKHESVNEIANNFMDKMKFCGELVTTERMKISRFYGVLKAEVREFITPSKCETLEELIDLARDREIEIKRQEERGEKRPSEKGASFSPSKKGKFQDQGRKGKSKGGITPCKTCGKLHTGECLLGKKGCFKCGKEGHSSYQCPDNPKTCFNCFEKGHIKSECPKLQQGSKKEDKKQEGSRAKGRMYQITSEEAKSQPNVVSGVKEEGTSTKQAEGAQDRGKAPL; encoded by the exons ATGGCCGATGCAAGAAATAtcaatgatgataatgatgataacaaTGATGCGGTTAGACAAGAAGCATTCGAGAACAGAGTTACAGAAGTAGCGGAAGGGGTTATACAAGCCAATCTTCCACGGTTGGCTCAAGAAGTAGAAAGCCGAGTTCTAGGGGTTGTGGATGCTATGATGACTAATAAGTTCGAAGAGTTGAAGGAATTAATCGAAGGATCCAAGAGTAAAGGTAAGGAACGAAGGTGCACTTACAAGGATTTTATGGCATGCCATCCGATGACGTATGACAGTAAAATTGACCCAGTCGAATGTCAAAGATGGGTCTCGAATATAGAGGCGGTGTTTATACGAAGCCGGTGCGATAAGGAGGACCAAGTGATGTTCGCTACCGGTTTACTAACCCATcaagcgaaagattggtgggatgcgcACAGCAAGGAAATAGGCGAAGATAGGCTGCAAGCTATGACTTGGCAAGAGTTCAAGGGGCCCTTCATGAGATATCATTGTCCTCAGTCGGCGATCGACAAGATTCAGGAGGATTTCTTACGCCTCCGGCAGAAACACGAATCAGTGAATGAAATAGCAAACAattttatggataagatgaagttctgtggAGAATTGGTAACAACCGAGAGGATGAAGATAAGTCGCTTCTATGGCGTGTTAAAAGCAGAAGTTAGAGAGTTCATCACTCCCTCAAAATGTGAAACTCTTGAAGAGCTCATTGATTTAGCGCGGGATAGAGAGATCGAAATTAAAAGGCAAGAGGAGCGAGGTGAAAAGAGGCCGAGTGAAAAAGGGGCAAGTTTTAGTCCATCCAAAAAGGGGAAGTTTCAGGATCAAGGAAGAAAGGGTAAGTCGAAAGGTGGGATTACGCCATGCAAGACGTGTGGAAAGCTCCATACCGGAGAGTGTTTGCTAGGTAAGAAGGGGTGCTTTAAATGCGGTAAGGAGGGGCATTCGTCCTATCAATGCCCGGACAACCCAAAGACTTGTTTCAACTGTTtcgaaaaagggcatatcaagtcGGAATGTCCAAAGCTTCAACAAGGGTCAAAGAAAGaagataagaagcaagagggttCTAGGGCAAAGGGGAGAATGTATCAGATCACGTCTGAAGAAGCCAAGTCCCAACCAAATGTGGTTTCAG GCGTGAAAGAAGAAGGTACAAGCACTAAGCAAGCGGAAGGagcacaagatcgag GTAAAGCACCTCTATAG